The Prinia subflava isolate CZ2003 ecotype Zambia chromosome 23, Cam_Psub_1.2, whole genome shotgun sequence region cctccccttttttttgggcttcatttttctttttttttttttttaaatttgttatATTGAGGTCTAGTTTGCTCTGCTGCTTCAAGGGATcgaggctggcagggcagaggagtgGGGGGACCATGGGATGCTCCCCCTTTCCCTCTGCCCCCCACGACGGCTGCAGCGGGACCGGAGGTCGGTgccgggcggccccggcgggagAGAATcggggtttggtttgggttttttttttttcggttCACTGTTAACGACCTTTTGGGTTCCTATTTGCAGTTActtgaataaaacattttatggATGTTTTTGACGCCTCTGTCCCCGGGGCCCCAGCTGGGTGGGGCAGGGGTGGCTCCTCCCAGGGCATCTCCTCCACAGGGACATCCACGGGGCTGAGCTGCCGATGGAAACACAAACAGGCAaagccctgctgccccccaaAACTCCTGCCCAAGGCCGGgaacccccagccccacacggAGCCTTGGGGCCAAGGCAGAGACACGTTTATTCACCCCATCTTCCCCCgggcagagcctgctgctccctgccagtcTGCCAGCCCCTGTGGGCCCTCCCAGAGCTTTCcaaggggctgctggagcagttcaagcaaaaaaaaaattaaaaaaaaaggcaaaatccGGCACTGAGGTGGGAGATGTCCAGTCCCAGTCAGTGCTCAGGGGTGTGGGCAGTGGTTGTGGCATCGTGGCAACACCGCGGGCACATCCTGCCCGTTCTGGCTGATGGTTCCAGTGCTGACACcgtcctcccttccctcccgcGGGCAGGGTCCGGTCCCGGTGCTCCAGGTACAGTCAGGCCCTCCAGTCCCTGCGCGGGGGCCGAGGGGGCGAGGGTCCCCCCCAGCCGGGCACCACCTACAACACAGAGGGacacacctgcagcccagggcgTCGGGGAGGGCGGGGAAGGCACTGCCCACGCAGCACAACCCTCCCCAAAACCTCTGGATTAACACCCAAAGCCCGACTCCTTCGAGGTCGGACTCTACATTCTTGGAGGTCTTTCCCAGCcttaacaattccatgattcccaGAGCTCCCTCGGGACAGGCACCTCGCTTGCTCCTGCTTCagtttttcatggaaaaaactGGATAAACGCCAATTCCCACCACAGCGACTCACCTGAGCCTCCTCCGcctccaccagcagctcctgctccgaCTCGGGCGGCTCCTCAGCCGGGTCGTAGCTGTACATGGGCAGCAGCCGGTGCCGCAGCCGGTCGGACCTGCCGGGGGTGGGCGGTGAGCGGTGACCCCGCAGCCCCCCAGGGCCCCcagccccgcggccccgctcACCTGCGCTTCTTCTTGACGTACATCACCTGTGGGGAAAGGCATCAGCGGCGCGGGGCTCGGCGCGGGGCTCGGTgccccccggtgccccccgccCGCGCACTCACCGCGGCCAGGAGGGCGCcgaggagggtgaggaggaggaagggccCCAGCACGGAGCCCACCAGCGAGTcccccgccgcgcccggggCCGTGGGGGCCGTGGCGTTGCTCATGGCCCAGCGCCGGCTCCTGCCCGCATGGGGAGGAGCGGCCCCACGGACGGGAGCTCTGCAACCCACAGCCGGCCTTGGGAATGACCCACTGCCCGGGAATGACCCACCGCCAGGGAATGACCCCCACCGCCCGGGAATGACCCCCACCGCCCGGGAATGACCCCCACCGCCCGGGAATGACCCCCACCCCCCGGGAATGATCCCCACCGCCAGGGAATGACCCCTACCGCCCGGGAATGACCCCCACCGCCCGGGAATGACCCACCGCCCGGGAATGACCCACCGCCCGGGAATGACCCCCCCACTGCCCGGGAATAACTGCCACCCCGAGAATTCACCGCCAGGGAATGATCCCCACCTCGGGAATAACCCCCACCCCGGGAATGTCCCCCACCCCGGGAATTCACAGCCCAGGAATGACCCCCACCCCGGCAGTGACCCACCGCCCGGGAATGCCCAGCGCACA contains the following coding sequences:
- the SMIM29 gene encoding small integral membrane protein 29, whose protein sequence is MSNATAPTAPGAAGDSLVGSVLGPFLLLTLLGALLAAVMYVKKKRRSDRLRHRLLPMYSYDPAEEPPESEQELLVEAEEAQVVPGWGGPSPPRPPRRDWRA